A window of Pseudodesulfovibrio hydrargyri contains these coding sequences:
- a CDS encoding SLC13 family permease: MTIPLPPNPHAVAVLLLTGLALVLFSRDKLPLETSSLVILVCLAVGFEAVPFEENGARLRAVDFFLGFGNEALVAVCALMIAGQGILRTGALDPVGRSLARFWRVSPGLSLLLTLLLGGFISAFINNVPVVVLLLPVLISVSLKTDTPAAKVLMPMGFSTLLGGTTTTIGTSTNLLVVAVAMEMGLAPFHMFDFAVPAVIAGLLGAAYLWLVAPRLLPDRKICLTDASPRIFTAHLAVAPGGPLDGQPLLKALDMTGNKMKIDALERGEGNKLMLLPDVILAPDDHLVVSDTPKRLKEFEKILSGTLYPAGSEDEPVTEDNPLREPDQQITEIAVFQGSRLHGTTLNDYHFSERTGLVALAIHRSGKRYERIEDHVGDLQLRVGDILLVQGPRRNIAELKRNTDFLVLDSTMDLPYSRKAPLALAIMLAVIVAAAAGLLPIAISATAGALLMILTGCLTWRDATRALSVQVVLIVVTSLALGTAMIKTGGAQYLGSVFVALSGNASPAMVLSGLMLLMAGLTNIISNNATAVIGTPIAVSIARQMGLAPEPFVLAVLFGANMSYATPMAYKTNLLVMNAGEYAFSDFLKVGVPLVLIMWGAFSFLLPFFYM, translated from the coding sequence ATGACCATCCCCCTCCCGCCCAATCCCCACGCCGTCGCCGTCCTCCTGCTGACCGGACTGGCCCTGGTCCTGTTCAGCCGCGACAAGCTCCCCCTGGAGACCTCCAGCCTGGTCATCCTCGTCTGCCTGGCCGTGGGCTTCGAGGCCGTCCCCTTCGAGGAAAACGGCGCGCGCCTGCGGGCCGTGGACTTCTTCCTCGGATTCGGCAACGAGGCCCTGGTCGCGGTCTGCGCACTGATGATCGCGGGCCAGGGCATCCTGCGCACCGGCGCGCTCGACCCCGTGGGCCGCTCCCTGGCCCGGTTCTGGCGGGTCAGTCCGGGCCTGTCCCTGCTCCTGACCCTGCTGCTCGGCGGGTTCATCAGCGCCTTCATCAACAACGTGCCCGTGGTGGTCCTGCTTCTGCCGGTGCTCATCAGCGTGTCGCTCAAGACCGACACCCCGGCGGCCAAGGTGCTCATGCCCATGGGCTTCTCCACCCTGCTCGGCGGCACGACCACGACCATCGGCACCTCCACCAACCTTCTGGTGGTGGCCGTGGCCATGGAGATGGGGCTGGCCCCGTTTCACATGTTCGACTTCGCCGTACCGGCCGTGATCGCGGGGTTGCTCGGCGCGGCCTACCTCTGGCTCGTGGCCCCGCGCCTGCTGCCCGACCGCAAGATATGCCTGACCGACGCCTCGCCCCGAATCTTCACCGCCCACCTGGCCGTGGCCCCGGGCGGCCCCCTGGACGGGCAGCCCCTGCTCAAGGCCCTGGACATGACCGGCAACAAAATGAAAATCGACGCCCTGGAGCGGGGGGAGGGCAACAAGCTCATGCTCCTGCCCGACGTGATCCTGGCCCCCGACGACCACTTGGTGGTCAGCGATACGCCGAAAAGACTCAAGGAATTCGAGAAGATATTGAGTGGCACCCTATACCCGGCGGGGTCCGAGGACGAGCCCGTCACCGAGGACAACCCCCTGCGCGAACCGGACCAGCAGATCACCGAAATCGCCGTGTTCCAGGGGTCCAGGCTGCACGGAACCACACTGAACGACTACCATTTTTCCGAACGCACCGGGCTTGTCGCCCTGGCCATCCACCGCTCCGGCAAACGCTATGAGCGCATCGAGGACCACGTCGGCGACCTCCAGCTGCGCGTGGGCGACATCCTGCTCGTCCAGGGCCCGCGCAGGAACATCGCCGAACTGAAGCGGAACACGGACTTCCTGGTCCTCGACTCGACCATGGACCTGCCGTATTCGCGCAAGGCTCCCCTGGCCCTGGCCATCATGCTGGCCGTGATCGTGGCCGCGGCCGCGGGCCTCCTGCCCATCGCCATCAGCGCCACGGCGGGCGCCCTGCTCATGATCCTGACCGGCTGCCTGACCTGGCGCGACGCCACCCGGGCGCTGAGCGTCCAAGTCGTCCTCATCGTGGTCACCAGCCTGGCGCTGGGCACGGCCATGATCAAGACCGGCGGGGCCCAGTACCTCGGCTCGGTCTTCGTGGCCCTATCCGGGAACGCCTCGCCCGCCATGGTCTTAAGCGGCCTGATGCTGCTCATGGCCGGGCTGACCAACATCATCTCCAACAACGCCACGGCGGTCATCGGCACGCCGATCGCCGTGTCCATCGCCCGGCAGATGGGGCTGGCCCCGGAGCCCTTCGTCCTGGCCGTGCTCTTCGGGGCGAACATGAGCTATGCCACGCCCATGGCCTACAAGACCAACCTGCTGGTCATGAACGCGGGCGAATACGCCTTTTCCGACTTCCTCAAGGTCGGCGTGCCCCTGGTCCTGATCATGTGGGGGGCGTTCTCGTTCCTGTTGCCTTTCTTCTACATGTGA
- a CDS encoding PAS domain-containing hybrid sensor histidine kinase/response regulator, with amino-acid sequence MEYENLEQCGRRIAELEAELSNSERRWRNVLEHVPQIGVSLDTRGRVVFANRHLLALTGWTLEEVRGKSWFETFLPEDLRAGIRELFLATMARRDVGPHSCHVNDIITRDGIRRTVSWFNVLSLDAEGNLQDVTSLGIDLTAQEEAREAVQVSEERLKLALDAANDSVWDLNCETREVFVSPQLTTLLGYPPDSIGGDYASWGRLVHPDDKKVIEKALWGAVERRDAFECEIRIKASDGSWKWVLDRGKVAESGDARGPVRMVGTLQDIHARKTAEEELRRAKMAADLANSALKVNMAHLRTLMETMPELVWVKDVGGVFLFCNHRFERLYGAREADIIGRTDFDFVDAELAEFFRRHDRTAMESGRPCVNEEQVTYRDDGHVEYLETIKTPLYDSDGKLIGVLGVARDITERKRILDELKESELRFKVLHNASFGGIFIHDQGILLDCNQGLSDITGYTQEELVGMEGLLLVAESVREEIGERVEQQQERPYETVGLRKNGEEYPLRITAKNMPYKGRMVRAVEFRDITDRKRAEDKLKDSERRHRVIFENSPLGMIRFGREGRILDCNDRFVEMMGSTREALIGFSLLDGANQKMRRALETALAGHPSAYEDYYTSQTGNREAFLHIQFNPVNPGHSPTEVIATLEDFSERKRDQDTLREAKEQAEAYSRSKTEFLTNMSHEIRTPLNGIMGMLQLMHSTGLSAEQTEYTGAALQSTRRLLNLLTDILDLSRVEAGKLVMRNAPFDLVETCEQVCDLFKLTSTQSGVSLVCELGENVPRRVVGDAVRLQQVLTNLLGNAFKFTASGRIVMSAHRLLDTASGGYRILFTVADTGMGIPDGMVDVLFDAFTQVSHGYNRQHQGAGLGLSICRNLVGLMGGSMTIESELGQGTSLYVSLPFGVGDDDGRAAEEDRAVSGARVRPLSILLAEDERVNSLVMRRMLEKNGHSVVAVENGEQVLKTLPTASFDVILMDIQMPVLDGVEAARAIRAGKAGEGAARIPIVAVTAYAMVGDREKFLDAGMDGYVVKPIEMAKLEQALAQVCPGGAT; translated from the coding sequence GTGGAATACGAGAATCTTGAGCAGTGCGGACGACGCATCGCCGAACTCGAGGCCGAGCTGTCGAATTCGGAGCGGCGCTGGCGCAACGTCCTCGAACACGTGCCCCAGATCGGCGTCAGCCTGGACACGCGGGGGCGGGTGGTCTTCGCCAACCGCCACCTGCTGGCGCTGACCGGCTGGACCCTCGAGGAGGTGCGCGGAAAGAGCTGGTTCGAGACTTTTCTGCCCGAGGACCTGCGCGCCGGCATCCGCGAGCTGTTTCTGGCCACCATGGCCCGCAGGGACGTGGGCCCGCACTCCTGCCACGTGAACGACATCATCACCCGCGACGGAATCCGGCGGACCGTGTCCTGGTTCAACGTCCTGAGCCTGGACGCCGAGGGCAACCTGCAGGACGTGACCAGCCTGGGCATCGATCTGACCGCCCAGGAGGAGGCCCGCGAGGCGGTCCAGGTCAGCGAGGAGCGCCTCAAGCTCGCTCTGGACGCGGCCAACGACTCGGTCTGGGACCTCAACTGCGAAACCCGGGAGGTCTTCGTCAGCCCGCAGCTGACCACCCTGCTGGGGTACCCCCCGGACTCCATTGGCGGCGACTATGCGTCCTGGGGGCGGCTGGTCCATCCGGATGACAAGAAGGTCATCGAGAAGGCCCTGTGGGGGGCCGTGGAAAGGCGCGACGCCTTTGAATGCGAGATTCGCATCAAAGCCTCGGACGGGAGCTGGAAGTGGGTCCTGGACCGGGGCAAGGTGGCCGAGTCCGGGGACGCCCGCGGCCCGGTCCGCATGGTCGGAACCCTCCAGGACATCCACGCGCGCAAGACCGCAGAGGAGGAGCTGCGCCGGGCCAAGATGGCCGCCGACCTGGCCAACAGCGCGCTGAAGGTCAACATGGCCCACCTGCGCACCCTCATGGAGACCATGCCCGAACTGGTCTGGGTCAAGGACGTGGGCGGGGTCTTCCTGTTCTGCAACCATCGTTTCGAGCGGCTGTACGGTGCCAGGGAGGCGGACATCATCGGGCGCACGGATTTCGACTTCGTGGACGCCGAACTGGCCGAGTTCTTCCGCAGGCACGACCGCACGGCCATGGAGTCGGGCAGACCGTGCGTCAACGAGGAGCAGGTCACCTACCGGGACGACGGCCATGTGGAGTATCTGGAGACCATCAAGACCCCGCTGTACGACAGCGACGGCAAGCTCATCGGCGTGCTCGGCGTGGCCCGCGACATCACCGAACGCAAGCGCATCCTGGACGAGCTCAAGGAGAGCGAGCTGCGCTTCAAGGTCCTGCACAACGCCTCCTTCGGCGGCATCTTCATCCACGACCAGGGAATCCTGCTCGACTGCAACCAGGGGCTCTCGGACATCACCGGATACACCCAGGAGGAACTGGTCGGCATGGAAGGCCTCCTGCTCGTGGCCGAATCGGTGCGCGAGGAGATCGGCGAGAGGGTCGAGCAGCAGCAGGAGCGCCCCTACGAGACCGTGGGACTGCGCAAGAACGGCGAGGAGTACCCCCTGCGGATCACGGCCAAGAACATGCCCTACAAGGGCCGCATGGTCCGGGCCGTGGAGTTCCGGGACATCACCGACCGCAAGCGGGCCGAGGACAAGCTCAAGGACAGCGAGCGCCGTCATCGGGTCATTTTCGAAAATTCGCCCCTGGGCATGATCCGCTTCGGCCGGGAAGGGCGCATCCTGGACTGCAACGACCGCTTCGTGGAGATGATGGGGTCCACCAGGGAGGCGCTCATCGGCTTCAGCCTCCTGGACGGCGCCAACCAGAAGATGCGCCGGGCCCTGGAGACCGCCCTCGCCGGGCACCCCTCGGCCTACGAGGACTACTACACCTCGCAGACCGGCAACCGGGAGGCTTTCCTGCACATCCAGTTCAATCCCGTGAACCCGGGCCATTCGCCCACGGAGGTCATCGCCACCCTGGAGGACTTCAGCGAGCGCAAGCGGGACCAGGACACACTGCGCGAGGCCAAGGAGCAGGCCGAGGCGTACAGCCGTTCCAAGACGGAATTTCTGACCAACATGAGCCACGAGATCCGGACCCCCTTGAACGGGATCATGGGCATGCTCCAGCTCATGCACTCCACCGGGCTGAGCGCCGAGCAGACCGAGTACACCGGGGCCGCCCTGCAGTCCACGCGGCGGCTTCTGAACCTGCTGACCGACATCCTGGACCTGTCCCGGGTGGAGGCGGGCAAGCTGGTCATGCGCAATGCCCCCTTCGACCTGGTGGAGACCTGCGAGCAAGTCTGCGACTTGTTCAAGCTGACCTCGACCCAGTCCGGGGTTTCCCTGGTCTGCGAGCTGGGCGAGAACGTCCCGCGCCGCGTGGTCGGGGACGCCGTCCGGCTCCAGCAGGTCCTGACCAATCTTTTGGGCAACGCCTTCAAGTTCACGGCCTCGGGCCGGATCGTCATGTCCGCGCACCGGCTGTTGGACACGGCCTCGGGCGGCTACCGCATCCTGTTCACCGTGGCCGACACCGGCATGGGCATCCCGGACGGAATGGTCGACGTCCTGTTCGACGCCTTCACCCAGGTCAGCCACGGATACAACCGCCAGCACCAGGGGGCCGGGCTCGGGCTGTCCATCTGCCGGAACCTGGTCGGCCTCATGGGCGGGTCCATGACCATCGAGAGCGAGCTGGGCCAGGGCACCTCCCTGTACGTGTCCCTGCCCTTCGGGGTCGGGGACGATGACGGGCGCGCGGCCGAGGAGGACCGGGCCGTCTCCGGGGCCCGGGTCCGGCCGCTGTCCATCCTTCTGGCCGAGGACGAGCGGGTCAACAGCCTGGTCATGCGGCGCATGCTGGAAAAGAACGGGCATTCCGTGGTCGCTGTGGAGAACGGCGAGCAGGTCCTCAAAACCCTGCCGACCGCGTCCTTCGACGTCATTCTCATGGACATCCAGATGCCGGTCCTGGACGGGGTGGAGGCCGCCCGGGCCATCCGCGCGGGCAAGGCCGGGGAAGGGGCGGCCCGGATTCCCATCGTGGCCGTGACCGCCTACGCCATGGTCGGGGACCGTGAGAAGTTCCTCGACGCGGGCATGGACGGATACGTGGTCAAACCCATTGAAATGGCGAAGCTGGAGCAGGCCCTGGCCCAGGTTTGCCCGGGGGGCGCGACATGA
- the torT gene encoding TMAO reductase system periplasmic protein TorT: MISDRLRLLTVPRTACGLLVLALLAAAAPALGASKDPAWWPIQVKSWYGIYDPGRKEPGHAAVSLNRPKLEEWVPPRAPSGRYTVAVCVPHLKDPYWIAVNYGIIAEARRLGVGVRMTVAGGYNEGARQVEHLRSHLKDGVDGVILAAVDYEGAGPVIDKLREAGIPVVEVINDILAPAVSAKALVSFHEVGYLVGEYVAGHAEKAGPDTLRIAFFPGPKNSGWAPETLGGFMEAMEYYPGRVDVVDVAWGDTGREEQARLLRRSLAEHPDVNFVVGNAVAAEAAPEILREMNRAGKVKVVSSYIMPSLYDHIVRGEVLAAAADLNLFQGRMAVDMMVRIFNGEVPGRDFPFRSGPFIPMVTTENIASYPYEGLFGPRDYQPVFHLDPGE, translated from the coding sequence ATGATTTCGGATCGGCTTCGCCTCCTCACCGTCCCGCGCACGGCATGCGGGCTGCTGGTCCTGGCCCTGCTCGCGGCGGCCGCGCCGGCGCTCGGCGCGTCCAAGGACCCCGCCTGGTGGCCCATCCAGGTCAAGAGCTGGTACGGCATCTACGATCCGGGCCGCAAGGAGCCGGGCCATGCCGCGGTCAGCCTGAACCGGCCCAAGCTCGAGGAGTGGGTTCCGCCCCGGGCTCCCTCGGGCCGGTATACCGTGGCCGTGTGCGTTCCCCATCTCAAGGACCCCTACTGGATCGCCGTGAACTACGGCATCATCGCCGAGGCCCGGCGGCTGGGCGTGGGCGTGCGCATGACCGTGGCCGGGGGCTACAACGAGGGTGCCCGCCAGGTGGAGCACCTGCGCTCCCATCTCAAGGACGGGGTGGACGGGGTCATCCTCGCGGCCGTGGACTACGAGGGCGCGGGCCCGGTCATCGACAAGCTCCGCGAGGCGGGTATCCCGGTGGTGGAGGTGATCAACGACATCCTCGCCCCGGCCGTGTCCGCCAAGGCCCTGGTCTCATTCCACGAGGTCGGCTACCTGGTGGGCGAGTACGTGGCCGGGCACGCGGAGAAGGCCGGGCCGGACACCCTGCGCATCGCCTTTTTTCCGGGCCCCAAAAACTCGGGCTGGGCCCCGGAGACCCTGGGCGGGTTCATGGAGGCCATGGAATATTACCCGGGCCGCGTGGACGTGGTGGACGTGGCCTGGGGAGACACCGGGCGCGAAGAGCAGGCCCGGCTGCTGCGCCGCAGCCTGGCCGAACATCCGGACGTCAATTTCGTGGTCGGCAACGCCGTGGCCGCCGAGGCCGCGCCGGAGATCCTCCGGGAGATGAACCGGGCGGGCAAGGTCAAGGTGGTCTCGTCCTACATCATGCCCTCTCTCTACGACCATATCGTCCGGGGCGAGGTCCTGGCAGCCGCCGCGGACCTGAATCTGTTCCAGGGACGCATGGCCGTGGACATGATGGTCCGCATTTTCAACGGCGAGGTGCCGGGCCGGGATTTCCCCTTTCGCTCCGGGCCGTTCATCCCCATGGTGACCACCGAAAACATCGCCAGCTACCCCTACGAGGGGCTGTTCGGGCCGCGCGACTACCAGCCGGTCTTCCATCTGGACCCGGGGGAATAG
- a CDS encoding cache domain-containing protein, whose translation MLRLGDSRIRTKLYVAYAGAFLVIFLVAGGIIHAQVRELLRRNTENELAKTTEALRTMVRATVDVSIRNYMRAVSEKCLDEARNLNRQVQRGRLTESQARERAREAFLSMTIGRTGRVYCLNSQGIMAVHHMRGLVGVDMAGLSFVREQIRRKEGYMTYEWKEPLETGQRSKAVYMTYFEPWDWIISASSYRSEFAQIVNVEDFRQRFFELRSGRSGYPFVLDHDGYLLIHPYLRGVHFRDYDSPMMSAVAERIVTERNGHFDYMWRNPGETGLKKKVVYFKDIPELGWIVASSSYYEDFQQPLDSIGYVMLTALAVAVLLMIPVSFGIGALITRPIDRLQENFARAAEGDFSVRMEQHSRDELGLMAGYFNSFMERLTAYSADLESEIARRRQSEKELIAMDRAKSMFLASASHELRTPLTSIIGFLHLMEKRFRTRFMPVLGPLDPVGPQARKFEKNLNIVRVEADRLGRLVNDLLDLSKIEAGRMEWRDKILSVDRVLHRAAEASGAPDEDGPGVKLMVDPLAEPMAIRADEDKIHQVLINLLSNAFKNTEAGSVTLSAVRAGEGVTFSVCDTGRGISEDERERIFDIFYQGRDENSRSTRVFGTGLGLSICRRIVAHYGSRLVVDSVLGKGSCFRFTLPFAQGED comes from the coding sequence ATGCTCCGCCTCGGCGACTCGCGCATACGAACCAAGCTGTACGTGGCCTACGCCGGGGCCTTCCTGGTCATCTTCCTGGTGGCCGGGGGGATCATCCACGCCCAGGTCAGGGAGCTTCTGCGCCGCAACACCGAAAACGAGCTGGCCAAGACCACCGAGGCCCTGCGCACCATGGTCCGCGCCACGGTGGACGTGTCCATCCGCAACTACATGCGGGCCGTGTCCGAGAAGTGCCTGGACGAGGCCCGCAATCTGAACCGCCAGGTCCAGCGCGGGCGGCTGACCGAATCCCAGGCCAGGGAGCGGGCCCGCGAGGCCTTCCTGAGCATGACCATCGGCCGCACGGGCAGGGTCTACTGCCTGAACAGCCAGGGCATCATGGCCGTCCACCACATGCGCGGCCTGGTCGGCGTGGACATGGCCGGCCTGTCCTTCGTGCGCGAGCAGATCCGGCGCAAGGAAGGATACATGACCTACGAGTGGAAGGAGCCGCTGGAGACCGGGCAACGCTCCAAGGCCGTGTACATGACCTATTTCGAGCCCTGGGACTGGATCATCTCCGCCTCTTCCTACCGCTCGGAATTCGCCCAGATCGTCAACGTCGAGGACTTTCGCCAGCGGTTCTTCGAACTGCGCTCCGGCCGGTCCGGCTACCCCTTTGTCCTGGACCACGACGGCTACCTGCTGATCCACCCCTATCTGCGCGGGGTCCACTTCCGCGACTACGACTCGCCGATGATGAGCGCCGTGGCCGAGCGCATCGTCACCGAGCGCAACGGGCATTTCGACTACATGTGGCGCAACCCGGGCGAGACCGGGCTCAAGAAGAAGGTGGTCTATTTCAAGGACATCCCCGAGCTGGGCTGGATAGTTGCCTCGTCCAGCTACTACGAGGACTTCCAGCAGCCGCTCGACTCCATCGGCTACGTCATGCTCACGGCCCTGGCCGTGGCCGTGTTGCTGATGATCCCGGTTTCGTTCGGCATCGGCGCGCTGATCACCCGGCCCATCGACAGGCTCCAGGAGAACTTCGCCCGGGCCGCGGAAGGCGACTTCTCCGTGCGCATGGAGCAGCACTCCCGCGACGAGCTGGGCCTCATGGCCGGCTACTTCAACTCCTTCATGGAGCGGCTGACCGCCTACAGCGCGGACCTGGAAAGCGAGATCGCCCGCCGCAGACAGAGCGAAAAGGAGCTCATCGCCATGGACCGTGCCAAGTCCATGTTTCTGGCCTCGGCCTCTCACGAGCTGCGCACCCCGCTGACCTCCATCATCGGCTTCCTGCACCTCATGGAAAAGCGCTTCCGCACCCGGTTCATGCCCGTGCTCGGTCCCCTGGACCCGGTGGGCCCCCAGGCCCGCAAGTTCGAGAAGAACCTGAATATCGTCCGCGTGGAGGCGGACCGGCTGGGCCGCCTTGTCAACGACCTCCTGGACCTGAGCAAGATCGAGGCAGGTCGCATGGAGTGGCGCGACAAGATCCTGTCCGTGGACCGGGTCCTGCACCGCGCCGCCGAGGCCTCGGGCGCGCCGGACGAGGACGGGCCGGGCGTGAAGCTGATGGTCGACCCCCTGGCCGAGCCCATGGCCATCCGGGCCGACGAGGACAAGATCCACCAGGTGCTCATCAACCTGCTCAGCAACGCCTTCAAGAACACCGAGGCGGGCAGCGTGACCCTGTCCGCGGTCAGGGCCGGGGAGGGCGTGACCTTCTCGGTCTGCGACACCGGGCGGGGCATTTCCGAGGACGAGCGGGAGCGGATATTCGATATCTTCTATCAGGGCAGGGACGAGAACAGCCGCTCCACCCGTGTCTTCGGCACGGGCCTGGGGCTGTCCATATGCCGGAGGATCGTGGCCCACTACGGGAGCCGTCTGGTGGTCGATTCGGTGCTCGGAAAGGGGAGCTGCTTCCGCTTCACCCTGCCCTTTGCACAGGGGGAGGACTAG
- a CDS encoding hybrid sensor histidine kinase/response regulator has protein sequence MNERPTVLVVDDNRLNIDLLVDVLKDDYKLLVALNGVTALDIVRNVLPDIILLDIMMPEMDGYEVCRRLKSEERTSPVPVIFITAKSQSEDEAKGLALGAVDYITKPVNPAIVQARIRTHLALYNQNRVLEEKVRQRTLELETSKEKADEASRAKSAFLANISHELRTPLNHILGLSSLLLEIDTDPERLELIRPLHDGAAQLAGLFDQLLDLTMLESDAVSIESKFFDFPKVLSRLAAVFHAYAMKKGVEFEFVAHGDLPDTLYGAPLETSQALNNILLNAFRYTEKGKVTLDVRIDPDHFAGAAQDRIMIRFAVTDTGVGIPSDRLETIFHSFEIGEKVMTKRLSGPGVGLTISKYLVEKLGGKIRVESSLGEGSTFFVSLPFSLNTGDESQAGPA, from the coding sequence ATGAACGAACGTCCCACCGTCCTGGTTGTCGACGACAACAGACTGAACATCGACCTGCTGGTGGATGTCCTCAAGGACGACTACAAGCTGCTGGTGGCGCTCAACGGAGTCACGGCCCTGGACATCGTCCGCAATGTGCTCCCGGACATCATCCTCCTGGACATCATGATGCCCGAGATGGACGGCTACGAAGTCTGCCGCAGGCTCAAGAGCGAGGAACGGACCAGCCCGGTGCCGGTCATCTTCATCACCGCCAAGTCCCAGAGCGAGGACGAGGCCAAGGGGCTCGCCCTGGGGGCCGTGGACTACATCACCAAGCCGGTCAACCCGGCCATCGTCCAGGCCCGCATCAGGACCCACCTGGCCCTGTACAACCAGAACCGGGTGCTCGAGGAAAAGGTCCGCCAGCGGACGTTGGAACTGGAGACGAGCAAGGAGAAGGCGGACGAGGCCAGCCGGGCCAAGTCGGCTTTCCTGGCCAACATCAGCCATGAGCTGCGCACCCCGCTCAACCACATCCTGGGGCTGTCCAGCCTGCTGCTGGAGATCGACACCGACCCCGAGCGGCTGGAGCTGATCCGCCCGCTGCACGACGGGGCCGCCCAGCTGGCCGGGCTGTTCGACCAGCTCCTGGACCTGACCATGCTCGAGTCCGACGCGGTCAGCATCGAGAGCAAATTCTTCGATTTCCCCAAGGTCCTGTCCCGGCTGGCGGCCGTGTTCCACGCCTATGCCATGAAAAAGGGGGTCGAATTCGAATTCGTCGCCCACGGCGACCTGCCCGATACCCTGTACGGCGCGCCGCTGGAGACCTCCCAGGCCCTGAACAACATCCTGCTCAACGCCTTCCGCTACACCGAAAAGGGCAAGGTCACCCTGGACGTGCGCATCGACCCGGACCACTTCGCCGGGGCGGCCCAGGACCGGATCATGATCCGCTTCGCGGTCACGGACACGGGCGTGGGCATTCCGTCCGACCGGCTGGAGACCATCTTCCACAGTTTCGAAATCGGTGAAAAGGTCATGACCAAGCGGCTCTCCGGCCCGGGCGTGGGCCTGACCATCTCCAAATACCTTGTCGAAAAGCTGGGCGGAAAGATCCGTGTGGAAAGCTCCCTGGGCGAGGGCAGCACCTTCTTCGTCTCCCTGCCCTTCTCCCTGAACACGGGAGACGAATCCCAGGCCGGCCCGGCCTAG